The Dokdonia donghaensis DSW-1 DNA window AAAGAATTCTCAACCTATTCCTATTGGCAACATCACATATTACAAACTCAAAATCTATATCTGGAAAAGCTCCTTGTAATTCTAAACTAAGAGAATGTAAAGGTGTTTCTGCTTGGTCTAATACAATTAGTTTATTTGGATTATAAGAAGCAACTTGCCTTGCTATTTCACTACCTATAGAGCCAGCTCCTCCCGTTACTAAAATTGTCTTTCCTTGAAGTTTACTAGACTTTACACTATCATTAAGCTGTATAGGGTCTCTGTTTAATAAATCTTCAATCTGGAGACTTTTTAGCTGATCTGTTACCGTTGTTTTTTCACTCCAATTTATCACAAGCGGAGAGTTATACACTTTAATGTCGTACTCGAGACATTCTTTTACGATTGAAAACCGTTCTTCTGCACTCATTGAGTTTCCAGCAAAGACAATTGCCTCTGCTTTTAGTTTTTGCACTAAATTCTGGACGCTTTTATCAAGTTCCAATACTGGTTTATCAAGAATTCTTAAACTCTTATTCTGCCTTTTTGAAATAAACCCTTTGATTATAAAACGCTGTGGATGCTCAATATCTAGGGCAGCTGCAACAGATATTGCTCCATCATCTACACCAACAATAACTGCGTTAATTATCTCTGCATTGTTTTGAGCGATTTTAAAACGTTCATACAATTGTTTTACTGCAAGCCTAAAACTAAATAATGCTGTAAATGAAATAAATGAAAAAAGTATAAGCCCAGTGTTTATAAAAATCTTTAAACCATAGAGCTCTTGTAATACTAGATTAAGCACCATTAATAAACAAAATGTAGCTATAGTCGCAAACATAAGCTTCATTGCATCCATAAAAGATGAGTGTCTTATAAGACCTGCGTAGGTTTTAAAAACTAATAAAAAAATAAAACTAACTCCTATGGCTAGGCTCAACTGTTGACCTTTAGAAATTAACCCAAGAGGTTCAATATGAAGATCTAACAATAAAAAATAAGTAAGAAGTGCCGAAATTAAGATTAACAACGTATCTATAAATAAAACAGCCCATCTCGGTAAGTAGCGTACATTACGAATATCAATTTTATTTTCTTCTGAAAATAGTCTACCTATTGCCGCTTTTAATCTAGTAAACATTTATTACGAGCTTTTAAATAA harbors:
- a CDS encoding polysaccharide biosynthesis protein — translated: MFTRLKAAIGRLFSEENKIDIRNVRYLPRWAVLFIDTLLILISALLTYFLLLDLHIEPLGLISKGQQLSLAIGVSFIFLLVFKTYAGLIRHSSFMDAMKLMFATIATFCLLMVLNLVLQELYGLKIFINTGLILFSFISFTALFSFRLAVKQLYERFKIAQNNAEIINAVIVGVDDGAISVAAALDIEHPQRFIIKGFISKRQNKSLRILDKPVLELDKSVQNLVQKLKAEAIVFAGNSMSAEERFSIVKECLEYDIKVYNSPLVINWSEKTTVTDQLKSLQIEDLLNRDPIQLNDSVKSSKLQGKTILVTGGAGSIGSEIARQVASYNPNKLIVLDQAETPLHSLSLELQGAFPDIDFEFVICDVANRNRLRILFDAFKIDIIYHAAAYKHVPLMENNPSEAILTNIYGTKNLADIAAKHKVSHFVMVSTDKAVNPTNVMGATKRAAEMYVQSKFFDLQDRGKKKYTKFITTRFGNVLGSNGSVVPLFKKQIESGGPVTITHPDIIRYFMTIPEACQLVLEAGTMGEGGEIFIFDMGEPVRIMDLAEKMIKLSGHTVNEDIEIKITGLRPGEKLYEELLSDESKTLPTHHEKIMISQDSTSNFDDISTTINKIVKAAIKNNNAISVSKLKSLVPEFKSKNSEYEILDIEVHNDTSLTKTEKQLSKEV